One Thunnus thynnus chromosome 21, fThuThy2.1, whole genome shotgun sequence DNA segment encodes these proteins:
- the acbd5a gene encoding acyl-CoA-binding domain-containing protein 5A isoform X1 has translation MEVESVSLEDESRLTRLRFDAAVKVIKTLPPDGPFQPSNDMMLKFYSYYKQATVGACNIPRPGFWDAVGKAKWDAWNSLGDMPKEEAMAAYVDEMKLILEGMPMTDEVEELLRVLGPFYELVEEKKKITQISDLSTARLTQFARQLEGFGTMLNSMPSKSVAKSIVRTMEMNGTLETRPARLKSKEVRERSEEEPQEEDEEEEEEEEEEVPIREVRKDKKSTASQPKKKSSARRHKAPLSNGKVANGVAHMTNGSHSRAALNGDDSQEGSACEPLLNGHHADLTVDVSGPVHLASDSDSEVYCDSVDQFGQEESSEHNRSLDELDEDENHVLPPLDHETHEDVVGPPQVIRCGGEDGDTGGTMSQRQRLNVDMPDSSLVRRGRGSRSPGLGSGALVPMHGGGDGDGGNWGGAVTPAGSLNEQIVVALARLQEDMQSVLERLHTLEALTATQARSVALSPTYAAPPVNKKSQKPSWWPFDISPTSLAFAVIWPFVVQWLIRLYLQRRRRRIN, from the exons ATGGAGGTGGAGAGTGTCAGCTTGGAAGATGAGAGCCGTTTGACTCGGCTGAGGTTTGACGCTGCCGTGAAAGTGATCAAGACTTTACCTCCAGATG GTCCCTTTCAGCCCTCCAATGACATGATGCTCAAGTTCTACAGTTACTATAAACAAGCCACCGTGGGTGCGTGCAATATACCCCGACCTGGCTTCTGGGATGCAGTTGGCAAAGCTAAATG ggATGCATGGAACTCTCTTGGAGATATGCCAAAAGAAGAAGCAATGGCTGCCTATGTCGATGAAATGAAGCTG ATCCTGGAAGGTATGCCCATGACAGACGAGGTGGAGGAGCTACTGCGGGTCCTCGGTCCGTTCTACGAGCTGGtcgaagagaagaagaagatcaCTCAGATATCAGACTTGAGCACAG CCCGTTTGACACAGTTTGCTAGGCAACTGGAAG GATTCGGTACGATGCTGAATTCAATGCCGTCAAAGAGCGTTGCAAAGAGCATCGTCAGAACCATGGAAATGAACGGCACTCTGGAAACTCGGCCTGCTAGGCTCAAATCAAAGGAAGTCAGGGAAAGGTCAGAGGAAGAACCacaagaggaagatgaggaggaggaggaggaggaggaagaggaagtacCAATAAGAGAAGTCAGAAAAG ATAAAAAATCAACAGCTTCACAGCCAAAGAAGAAAAGTTCAGCCAGGAGACACAAAGCGCCCCTGTCAAACGGTAAAGTGGCTAACGGGGTTGCCCACATGACCAACGGGAGTCACTCCAGGGCCGCCCTGAACGGCGACGACTCCCAGGAGGGTTCAGCCTGCGAACCTCTGCTCAACGGCCACCACGCAG ATCTCACTGTAGATGTGTCTGGTCCTGTCCACCTCGCCAGTGACTCAGACAGTGAAGTCTATTGTGATTCTGTGGACCAGTTTGGCCAGGAGGAG AGCTCAGAGCATAACCGCTCTCTGGATGAGCTGGACGAGGACGAGAACCACGTCCTGCCGCCTCTAGATCACGAGACCCATGAGGATGTCGTAGGTCCACCGCAGGTCATCAGGTGCGGAGGAGAAGATGGGGACACCGGTGGAACGATGTCtcagagacagaggctgaatgTGGATATGCCAGACAGCTCTTTGGTCAGGCGAGGGAGGG GCTCAAGGTCTCCAGGCCTCGGCTCTGGAGCTCTGGTGCCCATGCACGGCGGTGGAGACGGCGATGGGGGCAACTGGGGAGGAGCAGTAACACCCGCGGGGAGCCTGAACGAGCAGATCGTCGTGGCGTTGGCCAGACTGCAAGAGGACATGCAGAGCGTTCTGGAGAGGCTGCACACCCTGGAGGCTCTCACTGCTACACAG GCAAGATCAGTGGCTCTGTCTCCTACTTATGCAGCACCGCCAGTGAATAAGAAGAGTCAG AAACCATCCTGGTGGCCTTTTGACATTTCTCCAACCAGTTTGGCCTTCGCTGTGATTTGGCCATTTGTGGTCCAGTGGCTTATCCGCCTATAcctgcagaggaggagaag ACGAATCAACTGA
- the acbd5a gene encoding acyl-CoA-binding domain-containing protein 5A isoform X2, translating into MEVESVSLEDESRLTRLRFDAAVKVIKTLPPDGPFQPSNDMMLKFYSYYKQATVGACNIPRPGFWDAVGKAKWDAWNSLGDMPKEEAMAAYVDEMKLILEGMPMTDEVEELLRVLGPFYELVEEKKKITQISDLSTGFGTMLNSMPSKSVAKSIVRTMEMNGTLETRPARLKSKEVRERSEEEPQEEDEEEEEEEEEEVPIREVRKDKKSTASQPKKKSSARRHKAPLSNGKVANGVAHMTNGSHSRAALNGDDSQEGSACEPLLNGHHADLTVDVSGPVHLASDSDSEVYCDSVDQFGQEESSEHNRSLDELDEDENHVLPPLDHETHEDVVGPPQVIRCGGEDGDTGGTMSQRQRLNVDMPDSSLVRRGRGSRSPGLGSGALVPMHGGGDGDGGNWGGAVTPAGSLNEQIVVALARLQEDMQSVLERLHTLEALTATQARSVALSPTYAAPPVNKKSQKPSWWPFDISPTSLAFAVIWPFVVQWLIRLYLQRRRRRIN; encoded by the exons ATGGAGGTGGAGAGTGTCAGCTTGGAAGATGAGAGCCGTTTGACTCGGCTGAGGTTTGACGCTGCCGTGAAAGTGATCAAGACTTTACCTCCAGATG GTCCCTTTCAGCCCTCCAATGACATGATGCTCAAGTTCTACAGTTACTATAAACAAGCCACCGTGGGTGCGTGCAATATACCCCGACCTGGCTTCTGGGATGCAGTTGGCAAAGCTAAATG ggATGCATGGAACTCTCTTGGAGATATGCCAAAAGAAGAAGCAATGGCTGCCTATGTCGATGAAATGAAGCTG ATCCTGGAAGGTATGCCCATGACAGACGAGGTGGAGGAGCTACTGCGGGTCCTCGGTCCGTTCTACGAGCTGGtcgaagagaagaagaagatcaCTCAGATATCAGACTTGAGCACAG GATTCGGTACGATGCTGAATTCAATGCCGTCAAAGAGCGTTGCAAAGAGCATCGTCAGAACCATGGAAATGAACGGCACTCTGGAAACTCGGCCTGCTAGGCTCAAATCAAAGGAAGTCAGGGAAAGGTCAGAGGAAGAACCacaagaggaagatgaggaggaggaggaggaggaggaagaggaagtacCAATAAGAGAAGTCAGAAAAG ATAAAAAATCAACAGCTTCACAGCCAAAGAAGAAAAGTTCAGCCAGGAGACACAAAGCGCCCCTGTCAAACGGTAAAGTGGCTAACGGGGTTGCCCACATGACCAACGGGAGTCACTCCAGGGCCGCCCTGAACGGCGACGACTCCCAGGAGGGTTCAGCCTGCGAACCTCTGCTCAACGGCCACCACGCAG ATCTCACTGTAGATGTGTCTGGTCCTGTCCACCTCGCCAGTGACTCAGACAGTGAAGTCTATTGTGATTCTGTGGACCAGTTTGGCCAGGAGGAG AGCTCAGAGCATAACCGCTCTCTGGATGAGCTGGACGAGGACGAGAACCACGTCCTGCCGCCTCTAGATCACGAGACCCATGAGGATGTCGTAGGTCCACCGCAGGTCATCAGGTGCGGAGGAGAAGATGGGGACACCGGTGGAACGATGTCtcagagacagaggctgaatgTGGATATGCCAGACAGCTCTTTGGTCAGGCGAGGGAGGG GCTCAAGGTCTCCAGGCCTCGGCTCTGGAGCTCTGGTGCCCATGCACGGCGGTGGAGACGGCGATGGGGGCAACTGGGGAGGAGCAGTAACACCCGCGGGGAGCCTGAACGAGCAGATCGTCGTGGCGTTGGCCAGACTGCAAGAGGACATGCAGAGCGTTCTGGAGAGGCTGCACACCCTGGAGGCTCTCACTGCTACACAG GCAAGATCAGTGGCTCTGTCTCCTACTTATGCAGCACCGCCAGTGAATAAGAAGAGTCAG AAACCATCCTGGTGGCCTTTTGACATTTCTCCAACCAGTTTGGCCTTCGCTGTGATTTGGCCATTTGTGGTCCAGTGGCTTATCCGCCTATAcctgcagaggaggagaag ACGAATCAACTGA
- the mastl gene encoding serine/threonine-protein kinase greatwall: MDEEEKLKCSSNDKSVDVPKPPSIEDFIILKPISRGAFGKVYLARKKCNARLYAIKVMKKAEMVDKNMTGQMKAERDALALSKSPFVVHLFYSLQTASKIFLVMEYLNGGDVKSLLHIYGYFDQDMAVKFISEVALALDYLHRHGIIHRDLKPDNMLISNEGHIKLTDFGLSKVKLDRELSLMDILTTPSLAKPKKDYFRTPGQVLSLITSLGFNTPAGEGKRHCSASAVSSPMSCGKIKQKNSSLGSPLLTKKDELHSLARRPWKMGPNNSVFSPHNLAKNLTPTLLKTRKRFETMSAGSTTDTEGGVSPLWECDEKENEHTNEQKGRAHSESKVPEQDRMPTTPGTFGSSKASSKKSTPDHLAEKKPQTNKPESTPPDDRDDQTAVPSSVKRTFSDVERSPEPSHFPAKKSTADYKRCYEIPEKTTRFHTGLTGAFSNIQMGDFMASTEGIGLDQDRGPKRSSPIAVAKSLFCELEEPTEDTFEEGAKDLSHSSFTSPLAGNSDICRSLSLDSDESAHETSLTIDSHASLKPSKCSRNRHLDSFEEQEENKDSFMTESLPRTPSVVAAETPKLGHFGLRGESKSSFLNQHSDLAFGVAQSPSFLKPRNVVVFRSYCSSINRSNMSGVSRCSIGSMEAMDVSAVGSYLSGSGIATPVQKRSNSNSSLYQTPQPMSTSHTPFRTPKSVRRGALPVEGAPILGTPDYLAPELLLGKPHDCMVDWWALGVCLFEFLTGVPPFNDETPQLVFQNILNRDIPWPEGDEELSDNSRNAIEILLTMDMTKRAGLKELKSHPLFEGLDWDNLQNQPMPFVPQPEDETDTSYFDARNNAQHIAVSGFSL; this comes from the exons ATGGACGAAGAAGAAAAGCTCAAATGCAGCTCAAATGATAAATCTGTAGATGTTCCTAAACCGCCTTCAATCGAGGATTTCATCATTTTGAAGCCCATCAGCCGCGGAGCATTTGGTAAAGTCTACCTTGCGCGGAAGAAGTGTAATGCCCGGTTATATGCCATCAAG GTAATGAAGAAAGCAGAGATGGTTGATAAAAACATGACGGGACAAATGAAGGCAGAGAGGGATGCACTGGCTTTGAGCAAAAGCCCCTTCGTGGTTCACCTGTTTTACTCCCTTCAGACAGCCTCTAAGATCTTTCTG GTGATGGAATACCTCAACGGCGGAGATGTGAAATCTCTTCTCCACATTTATGGGTATTTTGACCAGGACATGGCTGTCAAATTTATCTCAGAGGTTGCACTGGCTTTAGACTACCTACACCGTCATGGTATAATCCACAG GGACTTGAAACCGGACAACATGCTGATATCCAACGAGGGTCACATTAAATTAACAGACTTTGGCCTTTCCAAAGTCAAGCTTGATAGAG AACTGAGTCTTATGGATATCCTTACTACCCCGTCCTTGGCCAAACCTAAAAAAGATTACTTCCGCACCCCGGGTCAAGTCCTCTCCTTAATCACCTCTCTTGGATTC AATACACCTGCAGGAGAAGGTAAACGTCACTGCAGCGCATCTGCTGTGTCCAGTCCCATGTCCTGTGGCAAAATTAAACAGAAGAATAGCTCACTTGGTTCTCCCCTGTTGACGAAAAAAGATGAGCTGCACTCTCTGGCTCGCCGCCCTTGGAAAATGG GACCAAACAACAGTGTGTTTAGTCCGCATAACTTGGCTAAAAATCTGACTCCCACACTGCTCAAGACCAGAAAGAGGTTTGAGACGATGAGTGCAGGAAGCACCACCGACACTGAAGGTGGCGTCAGTCCACTGTGGGAGTGTGATGAG aaagaaaatgaacataCTAATGAACAGAAGGGGAGAGCACACTCTGAGTCCAAAGTGCCTGAACAGGACCGTATGCCAACAACACCCGGCACCTTTGGGTCCTCTAAGGCCAGCAGCAAAAAGTCAACTCCAGACCATCTTGCAGAGAAGAAGCCTCAAACCAACAAACCAGAGTCCACACCTCCGGATGATAGAGATGATCAAACTGCAGTTCCCTCATCTgtgaaaagaacattttcagaTGTAGAAAGAAGTCCAGAGCCATCGCACTTCCCAGCAAAGAAGAGCACTGCAGACTATAAAAGATGCTATGAGATACCAGAGAAGACTACAAGGTTTCACACGGGCCTGACTGGAGCGTTTTCCAACATCCAAATGGGTGACTTCATGGCCTCCACTGAGGGAATCGGGTTAGATCAAGACCGGGGCCCAAAGCGCTCCAGTCCCATCGCTGTGGCCAAGAGTCTCTTCTGTGAACTGGAAGAGCCGACAGAGGACACGTTTGAAGAAGGAGCCAAAGATTTGTCACATTCAAGCTTCACGTCACCGCTTGCTGGGAACAGCGACATTTGCAGGAGCTTGAGCCTCGACTCCGATGAGTCTGCGCACGAAACGTCCCTCACTATCGACAGCCACGCGTCTCTCAAGCCAAGCAAGTGTTCCAGAAACAGACATTTAGATTCATTTGAGGAGCAAGAGGAGAACAAAGACTCATTCATGACCGAATCACTTCCACGAACTCCCTCTGTCGTCGCTGCTGAAACACCCAAACTTGGTCATTTTGGCTTGAGAGGTGAATCTAAGTCTTCCTTTCTCAACCAGCACTCTGATCTGGCCTTCGGCGTGGCACAATCCCCCTCGTTCCTCAAGCCAAGAAACGTTGTCGTTTTCCGCAGCTACTGTAGCTCCATCAACCGATCCAACATGTCGGGGGTGTCGCGATGTAGCATTGGGTCTATGGAGGCTATGGATGTGTCCGCAGTAGGCTCTTATCTCTCTGGGTCAGGTATCGCAACACCAGTGCAGAAAAGATCCAACTCCAACAGCTCTCTCTATCAG ACTCCTCAGCCCATGTCGACCTCTCATACCCCTTTCAGGACACCGAAGAGTGTCCGAAGAGGCGCGTTGCCTGTTGAGGGTGCACCCATTCTAGGAACCCCGGACTATTTGGCTCCAGAGCTTCTTTTGGGAAAACCACATG ACTGCATGGTGGATTGGTGGGCGCTAGGTGTGTGTCTTTTCGAGTTCCTCACAGGTGTGCCGCCTTTCAATGACGAGACGCCTCAACTGGTCTTCCAGAATATTCTCAACAGAG ATATCCCCTGGCCTGAGGGAGACGAGGAACTGTCTGACAATTCGAGGAATGCCATTGAAATCCTGCTGACGATGGACATGACAAAACGGGCTGGTCTAAAGG AACTGAAGAGCCACCCCCTGTTTGAAGGCTTGGACTGGGACAACCTGCAGAACCAGCCGATGCCTTTCGTACCTCAGCCAGAGGATGAAACCGACACCTCGTACTTTGACGCAAGAAACAACGCTCAGCACATTGCCGTGTCCGGCTTCAGTCTGTAG
- the LOC137173713 gene encoding ATP-dependent zinc metalloprotease YME1L1-like isoform X2: MFSLSTSLQPQQMIVPLSQLINALHSLKNTATASVQTLHKDFTPEHSPFLKEPSVSLRDLGLSDIRVSQLDELVSRLLPTLGPEEPPAVPSTWKTSHLSADSFFHNKHGFSHRRLGVFGSPIFHRQYHSPLKEVCSELQFSPVWVQSRGFKTLRSKTRRAAPGYDGPVESEPYTPAFMKGLLLREKGPEAQSLDQLMKNKNLPENHQEAFKTGFTEGFMRSQAFTQRTQDSLRRTRLILLVLLLIGIYGLSRTPFLSVRFRTTSGLDSAVDPIQMKNVTFDHVKGVEEAKNELQDVVEFLKNPQKFTVLGGKLPKGILLVGPPGTGKTLLARAVAGEADVPFYYASGSEFDEMFVGVGASRIRNLFKEAKANAPCVIFIDELDSVGGKRIESPMHPYSRQTINQLLAEMDGFKPNEGVIVIGATNFAEALDNALVRPGRFDMQVTVPRPDVKGRTEILNWYLSKIKVDSAVEAEIIARGTVGFSGAELENLVNQAALKAAVDGKEMVTMKDLEFSKDKILMGPERKSVEIDKQNKTITAYHESGHAIVAFYTKDAMPINKATIMPRGPTLGHVSMLPENDRWSETRAQLLAQMDVSMGGRVAEELIFGDDHITTGASSDFDGATKIAKMMVTRFGMSDKLGVMTYGDVTKQSPETQAAIENEVRALLKDSYERARSLLKTYSKEHKKLADALLTYETLDAKEIQMVLEGKSLDQ; this comes from the exons atgttttcactgtCGACGTCGCTTCAGCCCCAACAG ATGATAGTGCCCCTCAGCCAGCTCATCAATGCCCTCCACTCTCTGAAGAACACAGCCACAGCGTCAGTCCAGACCTTGCATAAAGACTTCACTCCAGAGCACAGTCCGTTTCTAAAAGAG CCCAGTGTGAGCCTGCGGGACCTGGGCCTGTCAGATATCAGGGTGAGTCAGTTGGATGAGCTGGTCAGCAGGTTACTGCCGACACTTGGACCAGAAGAACCTCCTGCCGTTCCTTCGACATGGAAGACGAGTCACCTTTCAGCAGACAGCTTCTTTCACAACAAGCATG GGTTCTCACACAGAAGGTTGGGGGTTTTCGGCTCACCAATATTCCATAGACAATATCACAGTCCTCTAAAAGAAGTTTGCTCAGAGCTTCAATTCTCACCTG TATGGGTCCAAAGTCGGGGTTTCAAGACACTTAGATCAAAGACCAGGAGAGCAGCACCCGGTTATGATGGTCCAGTGGAGTCTGAGCCATACACACCAGCCTTCATGAAG GGATTGCTCCTGAGGGAAAAGGGACCAGAGGCACAGTCGCTGGACcaactgatgaaaaataaaaaccttccAGAAAACCACCAGGAGGCTTTCAAGACGGGTTTCACTGAGGGATTCATGAGATCCCAGGCCTTTACTCAGAGAACACAAG ACTCATTGAGGAGAACCAGGTTGATCCTGTTGGTCCTCCTTCTCATCGGTATTTATGGTCTGTCAAGAACCCCGTTTCTCTCGG TGAGGTTCCGCACCACATCTGGTCTTGACTCAGCAGTCGATCCCATCCAGATGAAGAATGTGACATTTGATCACGTCAAAGGAGTAGAGGAGGCAAAAAATGAATTGCAAGACGTTGTCGAATTTCTCAAGAACCCCCAGAAGTTTACCGTTCTGGGTGGAAAGCTTCCTAAAG GGATCCTCCTTGTCGGTCCACCAGGCACAGGAAAGACTCTGTTAGCTCGAGCCGTGGCTGGGGAGGCTGATGTGCCTTTCTACTACGCCTCTGGATCCGAGtttgatgaaatgtttgtgGGTGTTGGCGCGAGCCGCATCAGGAACCTTTTCA AAGAGGCAAAAGCTAATGCCCCCTGTGTGATCTTCATCGATGAGTTGGACAGCGTTGGTGGAAAGAGAATTGAGTCTCCTATGCATCCTTACTCCAGACAAACCAtcaaccagctgctggctgaaatGGACGG GTTTAAACCAAACGAGGGTGTCATCGTTATTGGTGCTACAAACTTTGCTGAGGCTTTGGATaa TGCTCTGGTTAGGCCAGGGAGGTTTGACATGCAGGTGACCGTCCCTCGCCCAGATGTGAAAGGACGCACTGAAATTCTCAACTGGTACCTCTCCAAAATTAAGGTGGACTCTG CTGTAGAAGCTGAGATCATTGCCCGGGGCACAGTTGGCTTCTCTGGGGCTGAGCTTGAGAACCTGGTCAACCAGGCGGCCTTGAAGGCGGCAGTGGACGGGAAAGAGATGGTCACAATGAAGGACCTGGAGTTTTCTAAGGACAAGATCCTCATGG GACCTGAGAGGAAGAGTGTTGAAATCGACAAGCAGAACAAGACCATCACAGCCTATCATGAGTCCGGCCATGCTATCGTCGCTTTTTACACCAAAGATGCAATGCCTATCAATAAGGCTACTATCATGCCTAGAGGCCCTACTCTTGGCCAT GTGTCCATGCTCCCTGAGAACGACCGTTGGAGTGAGACAAGAGCCCAGCTGCTTGCTCAGATGGATGTCAGTATGGGCGGTCGAGTAGCAGAGGAGCTTATCTTTGGAGATGACCACATCACCACAG GAGCATCCAGTGACTTTGATGGCGCAACCAAAATAGCAAAAATGATGGTGACCAGATTCGGCATGAGTGATAAG CTCGGTGTCATGACCTACGGAGACGTAACCAAACAGAGCCCTGAGACACAAGCTGCCATCGAAAATGAAGTCAGGGCTTTACTGAAG GACTCATATGAGCGTGCTAGAAGTCTCCTGAAGACTTACAGTAAGGAGCACAAGAAGCTCGCTGATGCCCTGCTAACATATGAAACTCTGGATGCCAAAGAGATCCAGATGGTGTTGGAGGGAAAATCACTGGACCAATAG
- the LOC137173713 gene encoding ATP-dependent zinc metalloprotease YME1L1-like isoform X1: MFSLSTSLQPQQMIVPLSQLINALHSLKNTATASVQTLHKDFTPEHSPFLKEPSVSLRDLGLSDIRVSQLDELVSRLLPTLGPEEPPAVPSTWKTSHLSADSFFHNKHGFSHRRLGVFGSPIFHRQYHSPLKEVCSELQFSPVWVQSRGFKTLRSKTRRAAPGYDGPVESEPYTPAFMKGLLLREKGPEAQSLDQLMKNKNLPENHQEAFKTGFTEGFMRSQAFTQRTQDSLRRTRLILLVLLLIGIYGLSRTPFLSGKGSFSDAVRFRTTSGLDSAVDPIQMKNVTFDHVKGVEEAKNELQDVVEFLKNPQKFTVLGGKLPKGILLVGPPGTGKTLLARAVAGEADVPFYYASGSEFDEMFVGVGASRIRNLFKEAKANAPCVIFIDELDSVGGKRIESPMHPYSRQTINQLLAEMDGFKPNEGVIVIGATNFAEALDNALVRPGRFDMQVTVPRPDVKGRTEILNWYLSKIKVDSAVEAEIIARGTVGFSGAELENLVNQAALKAAVDGKEMVTMKDLEFSKDKILMGPERKSVEIDKQNKTITAYHESGHAIVAFYTKDAMPINKATIMPRGPTLGHVSMLPENDRWSETRAQLLAQMDVSMGGRVAEELIFGDDHITTGASSDFDGATKIAKMMVTRFGMSDKLGVMTYGDVTKQSPETQAAIENEVRALLKDSYERARSLLKTYSKEHKKLADALLTYETLDAKEIQMVLEGKSLDQ; the protein is encoded by the exons atgttttcactgtCGACGTCGCTTCAGCCCCAACAG ATGATAGTGCCCCTCAGCCAGCTCATCAATGCCCTCCACTCTCTGAAGAACACAGCCACAGCGTCAGTCCAGACCTTGCATAAAGACTTCACTCCAGAGCACAGTCCGTTTCTAAAAGAG CCCAGTGTGAGCCTGCGGGACCTGGGCCTGTCAGATATCAGGGTGAGTCAGTTGGATGAGCTGGTCAGCAGGTTACTGCCGACACTTGGACCAGAAGAACCTCCTGCCGTTCCTTCGACATGGAAGACGAGTCACCTTTCAGCAGACAGCTTCTTTCACAACAAGCATG GGTTCTCACACAGAAGGTTGGGGGTTTTCGGCTCACCAATATTCCATAGACAATATCACAGTCCTCTAAAAGAAGTTTGCTCAGAGCTTCAATTCTCACCTG TATGGGTCCAAAGTCGGGGTTTCAAGACACTTAGATCAAAGACCAGGAGAGCAGCACCCGGTTATGATGGTCCAGTGGAGTCTGAGCCATACACACCAGCCTTCATGAAG GGATTGCTCCTGAGGGAAAAGGGACCAGAGGCACAGTCGCTGGACcaactgatgaaaaataaaaaccttccAGAAAACCACCAGGAGGCTTTCAAGACGGGTTTCACTGAGGGATTCATGAGATCCCAGGCCTTTACTCAGAGAACACAAG ACTCATTGAGGAGAACCAGGTTGATCCTGTTGGTCCTCCTTCTCATCGGTATTTATGGTCTGTCAAGAACCCCGTTTCTCTCGGGTAAAGGCTCCTTTTCTGATGCTg TGAGGTTCCGCACCACATCTGGTCTTGACTCAGCAGTCGATCCCATCCAGATGAAGAATGTGACATTTGATCACGTCAAAGGAGTAGAGGAGGCAAAAAATGAATTGCAAGACGTTGTCGAATTTCTCAAGAACCCCCAGAAGTTTACCGTTCTGGGTGGAAAGCTTCCTAAAG GGATCCTCCTTGTCGGTCCACCAGGCACAGGAAAGACTCTGTTAGCTCGAGCCGTGGCTGGGGAGGCTGATGTGCCTTTCTACTACGCCTCTGGATCCGAGtttgatgaaatgtttgtgGGTGTTGGCGCGAGCCGCATCAGGAACCTTTTCA AAGAGGCAAAAGCTAATGCCCCCTGTGTGATCTTCATCGATGAGTTGGACAGCGTTGGTGGAAAGAGAATTGAGTCTCCTATGCATCCTTACTCCAGACAAACCAtcaaccagctgctggctgaaatGGACGG GTTTAAACCAAACGAGGGTGTCATCGTTATTGGTGCTACAAACTTTGCTGAGGCTTTGGATaa TGCTCTGGTTAGGCCAGGGAGGTTTGACATGCAGGTGACCGTCCCTCGCCCAGATGTGAAAGGACGCACTGAAATTCTCAACTGGTACCTCTCCAAAATTAAGGTGGACTCTG CTGTAGAAGCTGAGATCATTGCCCGGGGCACAGTTGGCTTCTCTGGGGCTGAGCTTGAGAACCTGGTCAACCAGGCGGCCTTGAAGGCGGCAGTGGACGGGAAAGAGATGGTCACAATGAAGGACCTGGAGTTTTCTAAGGACAAGATCCTCATGG GACCTGAGAGGAAGAGTGTTGAAATCGACAAGCAGAACAAGACCATCACAGCCTATCATGAGTCCGGCCATGCTATCGTCGCTTTTTACACCAAAGATGCAATGCCTATCAATAAGGCTACTATCATGCCTAGAGGCCCTACTCTTGGCCAT GTGTCCATGCTCCCTGAGAACGACCGTTGGAGTGAGACAAGAGCCCAGCTGCTTGCTCAGATGGATGTCAGTATGGGCGGTCGAGTAGCAGAGGAGCTTATCTTTGGAGATGACCACATCACCACAG GAGCATCCAGTGACTTTGATGGCGCAACCAAAATAGCAAAAATGATGGTGACCAGATTCGGCATGAGTGATAAG CTCGGTGTCATGACCTACGGAGACGTAACCAAACAGAGCCCTGAGACACAAGCTGCCATCGAAAATGAAGTCAGGGCTTTACTGAAG GACTCATATGAGCGTGCTAGAAGTCTCCTGAAGACTTACAGTAAGGAGCACAAGAAGCTCGCTGATGCCCTGCTAACATATGAAACTCTGGATGCCAAAGAGATCCAGATGGTGTTGGAGGGAAAATCACTGGACCAATAG